Within Halobacterium jilantaiense, the genomic segment ACCCAGCAGGAGTCAGACGTCCTGCTGCTGGCGAACCTGGTGTTCCAGCGCGCCGGCGAGAAGGGGGTCGTCGTGGCGGGCGACGCGACGAACGACGGCGACCGGGCGTTCTCGGACGCCACCGTCGAGGTGAGTCTCTGGGACGACGACGCGGCCGAGGACGACATCGCCGACTCGGCGACCGTGCAGACGGACCGCGGCCGACTCGAGGCCGGCGACACCTGGCAGTGGGCGGCGACGTTCGAGGAGGACCCGAGCTTCGAAATCGCGCGCTACGCAGTGACGGCGACCGCCAACTACGCCGACGGGGGCGAGTAGGCGCGGCCGCTACTGGGACCAGCCCGCGTCACGAGACCTCGGAGAACGTCAGGCCGCTCTCGGCGAGCAGCCGTCGGGTCTTCTCCGTCACCCCGGGCGCGACCAGCACGCCGCGCACCGTCGCGTCCGCGTGGAGGTCCCGGCGGAGCGCCGTCACGTACCGCTCCAGTTGTGAGGCCGCCGACGGGCCGGCGCGGACGTTCTTCAGTTCCACGGCGGCGACGTTCCCGTCGGCGTCCCGGCCGTAGACATCGACGCGCCCCGCGGGCGTCTCGCGCTCGGTGGCGAGCGGCCGGAAGCCGGGTTCGACGAGGTCTGGGTCGGCGAGCACGCGCTCCTTGAGGTCGGATTCGGTGCCCGAGACGGTGGCGTCCGCACTCGCGGGGTCGAAGGCCGTCGCGGCGTGAACCGCGGAGAACTGGACGCGGAGCGCGTCCGCCGCGCCGCCGTCGGTTTCGACGACGAGGTGGTCGTCGCTCGCGTGCCCGCTGGCACGTTCGACCGCAACGGCGACAGCCGCCCCGGAGGCCCAGGCGTCGGGGTCGCGACCCGACGCGCCGTGGACGAGCAGGGTGTCGTCGGGCTTCCAGAGTAGCTGGCGGACGCCACCGGGGAGTCGGCGCTCCGCCCGCCCCGAGAACGTCGCCTCGCAGGTGCCGACCAGCGAGACCGCGAGGCCGTCGCCGGCCGCGTCGCTGGCGAAGTCGGCGGCGGCGTCGAGGCTCGGGTCGGCGAGCGTGCGCGTCACGGCCGCCGGTTGGGTGGCGGCGCGCAAAAGCGACCGGGTGTGCGCACGGCGGCCGCGAGGGAACGGGTGTCGCGAGCGCGGCCGTGGCGGGTAGCGGCCCGGTGGCGGCGGGAGAGAGACGAGACGCGGCCCCGGCACCAGGCTGTCGGAGGCGTGCCGCCGTCGAGCGGACGCCGGCGGGGCGGGTGGCACGAGTCGCCCGCGTCGGCGCGGCTACTCGCCACGTATCGCTGGTTGTGACGGCCGTCCCGTGGGTGTTCCCCCGAACGTGTTTCGCCGACGTGCTTTAACTTCCTCTGGCGACAAGCAGTAGATACGAGCGGCGACGTGCGGTGTTCTGCAGAAGACTCGCCTCGTAGCGTCGGCCAGCGGCTGCCAGACACGTCTAATATCCCACATTCGTTTAAGTGGTTCTGGCGACAAGCAGTAGATACGAGCGGCGTGACGCCGCGTTCTGCGGAAGACTACCCGGAAGCGACTGCTATCGGCACGCACCCCCGGAGACGGCGCGCTCTTTTGTCGGGCTACCGTAGCCGCGAGCGTGAGCGACACCATCACCATCTACTCGGACTACGTCTGTCCGTTCTGTTACCTCGGCCGGCAGTCCCTGAACGACTATCAGGCGACCCGGGAGGAGGCCCTCGACATCGACTGGCAGCCCTTCGACCTGCGGAGCCGCCAGCGCCGCCCGGACGGCACGCTCGACGACAGCGTCGACTCCGGGAAGGACGAGGAGTACTACGAGGAAGCTCGGAAGAACGTCGAACGGCTGCGCGACGAGTACGACGCCGACGAGATGAGCACCGACCTCGTCGGTGACGTCGACGGCTTCCTCGCGCAGGTGGCGTCGCTGTACGTCCGCGAGGAGTACCCCGAGCAGTGGCTCGCGTTCGACGAGGCCGTCTTCACGGCGCTCTGGGAGGACGAACGCGACATCGGCGACCGCGACGTGCTCGCCGACCTCGCAGCGGATGTCGGCCTCGACGGCGAGGAGATTCGCGAGGTCGTCGACGACGAGGACTGGCGGGACCGCCTGCGCGACGAGTTCGCCGACGCCCGCGAGTTCGGCATCACGGGCGTGCCGACGTTCGTCTACGACGGCCACGGGGCCCGCGGTGCCGTGCCCCCGGCCCAGCTCGAACGACTGGTCGAGGGCGTCTGAACGCGGCTACGTTTCGTCGAGGAACTCGTGGGCACCGGCTCGGAGGAAGCCGACACCGGCAGCGGCGAGCGCGCGGCGGGGCTCTGGGGACGGTCCGGCCCGCCGTTCTTTAAGTGGTTCTGGCGACAAGCAGTAGATACGAGCGGTGGCGTGCGGTGTTCTGGTAGTAATCTCGTCTCGCAGCCACGGCTGTCGGCTCGGAGTGACTGCACACGTGTCTGGGTCGTTTCGGTGTCAGTGTCCCGCGCTCGGCCGGCAGCCGTTTAAGTGATTCTGGCGACAAGCAGTAGACACGAGCGAGGATTCTCCGGATAGCGACGCCCAGTAGCGGCGTCGCCGGGCCGAGGGTTTATTCGGTGGAAGCACGGAACTGGGCGTATGCCAGCAGACGCCGGCTCCGCCATCCGGTGGGACGACGGCGACGAGCGGGAGGTCGACACCCGCACGGGCTCGGGGTCGCTCTCCCGCGCGGAAGCCCGCCGCGACTCGACGGTCCGCCAGTGGGGCGTCGTCTCCCCGAGCGCCACCGTCATCGGGCGCGCGGAGTCCCCGGACGCCGACGTCTCGGAGAGCGTGCGGCGGCTGCACGACGAACGCCACCACGCCACCGACGGCCACAGCGAGCGCGCCCACCGCCTCGACCGGCTGCGCACCACGCAAGCCCTGTGTAACGCCATCGGCGTGACGCCGTGGCAGCGAGACGTGGCGCTCGGCGTGATGGACGAGATAGATTTGACGGCGTTCGGCAGCCAGCGCGCCATCGAGAAGGTCGCGCTCGTCGCTGTCCGGCACGTCGTCGACGTCGACCGGCGCGAGTACTTCGGGCTCGACGACCTCGACGGCGCGGAACTCACGCAGGGCCGCATGGAGGAGCTGTTCGAGCGGTACAAGCGCCACGACGTCACGGACGAGCCGACGTTCCGCCGGCTCGCCGACCGCTACGAACTCGACCAGACGAGCCTGAACCGGCTGCGGCGCGTGCTCACCGACCAACTGGACGACAGGCTGCCGGCGTACGGCCGGAACACCAACCGCGACCCGCACCTGCCGTCGCTCTCCGAGGAGTAGGACCCGCGGCTGTTCTCCGCCGCCGGCGCGCTCGGACTACGTGTGCTCGGCGATGAAGTCCTCGATCGCCTGCCCACCCTGGAAGCCGTCGGCGAGCCGCGCGACCTCCACACCGTCTTCGACGAGGACGAGCGTCGGGACGCTCCGGACGTTCCACTCGTCCACCAGGTCGATGTCCTCGCCGGGGTTCACCATCGCTACGGGAACGCCCGTCTCTCTGGCGACGTTCCCGAGCACGGGCTCGATGGACTGACACAGCGTGCAGCCCTTCGTGTAGAACTCCACGAGCACGCGGTCGTGGTCGGCGAGCACGTCGTCGAGTTCCTCGCCGCCCGCCACGCGCATCGGTCGCTGGTGCTGTTCGCTCACGGGACTGGGTAGGCGACGGAGACGCAAAAGGACTGGTTCGCGGGTCGACACCGCCGCAACCCGGCTGCCGGCCGCCGCGACGCCCGGCGTCGGGGTGCGTTACTCCTCGGTCTCTTCGTCGTCCGTCTCGACGGCCTCGATGTCGTCGATGTAGGACTGGGACTCCTCGGCTTCGAGTTCGCGGTACGTCCCGGTCTCGGCGTCCACGACGGCGACGCCGACGCCCTCGCCCTGGAGCGCGCCGTCACGGCCCTCGTTCAGGGCGCGCAGCGCGAGGTCGATGCCGCCGTCGACGTCCAGGTCGGTCTCGTACTCGTCCTCGAGGAACTCCTGGATGTCGCCGCGGTTCGAGCCGATGGCGACGGCCTTCCACTCGTTGGAGGTGCCGGACGGGTCCGTCTCGAAGAGGCGGGGTTCGCCGTCCTCGACGCCCGCGACGAGGAGCGCGACGCCGAACGGGCGCGCGCCGCCGACCTGCGTGTACTGCTGGATGTGGTCGGTGACTTCCTTCGTGAGCGTGCGGACGCCGATGGGCTCGTCGTAGCGCACGCGCTCGACCTGCGACTGCTGGCGCGCGAAGTCGATGAGCTGGCGGGCGTCGGCGACGTGGCCGGCGCTGGCGGCACCGACGTGGTCGTCGACCTTGTGCAGCTTCTCGACGCTGGAGCCCTCCAGAAGCGGGGAGCGGGTGCGCTTGTCCACGACGAGGACGACGCCCTCGGGGGTGCGGACGCCGATGCTCGCCGTCCCTCGCTTGACCGCTTCGCGGGCGTACTCCACCTGGTAGAGCCGGCCGTCGGGGGAGAAGATGGTGATTCCCCGGTCGTAGGCCTGCTGCTGGTTCTGACCCTGCATGGTTTCCTTGCCGCCCTGTTGTACCCCCCGACGTAAAGGGCTTTGACATTCGGCAGTGACGCGGGCGGTCGACCGCCGCCACCCCAACCGGTCTGACACGTCCTCGAGGAAACCCCCCGAGGGAGGGGCAAGCCGTATATGGGTGTACATCCGATGTAGCATTGTTACCATGACAAACGGAACCAAGGGACTGAGCAGGCGGGACGTACTGAAGGGCACGGGTGCGGCAGGCATCATCGCGACGGCGGGCTGCGTCGACCTCGGGGGGAGCGGCGACAGCGGACCGTACCAGATCGGAATGGTCGACTCCCAGACCGGGTCGCTGTCCGCGTTCGGGGAGCGCAACCAGCGCGGCCGCGAGCTCGCGCTGTCGGCCGTCAACGACGTCGGCATCGGCGGCCGCGAACTCTCCATCAGTGTTCAGGACTCCCAGAGCCAGCAACAGACGGGCGTCAGCGCAGCCCAGCAGCTCGTCAACCAGCAGGAAGTTCCGTTCCTCATCGGGGCAGTGGGCTCGGGCGTGAGCCTCGCGATCTACCAGAGCGTCGTCCAGAGCACGGACGTCGTCCAGCTCTCCCAGAACTCCACGAGCCCGCAGCTCACCGACTACCCCGGGCTCCTCCGGATGTCGCCGACCGGGCGCACGCAGTCGACGGCGCTCGCCGACATCATCACCGAGGACGGCGGCGAGTCAGTCGCCATCACGTGGATCAACAACGACTACGGCTCCGGCATCAAGGACGCGTTCGTCGACGCCTACGACGGCGAGGTCGTCTACAACTCCTCGCACGACCAGGGCCAGTCCTCGTACAGCAACGTCGTCAGCCAGATGGCGAACACGGACGCGGACTCCTGGCTGTTCATCACATACCAGCCCGAGTTCACGACGATGACCCAGGAGGCGTACAGCAGCGGCGTCAACGAACAGGCGACCTGGTACGGTGCCGACTCCGTCCAGGGCTCGGACGTCCTCGCGAACACGCCAGACGGCAGCCTCGACGGCATGAAGGTCGTGGTGCCGTCGGCCGCCCTCGACCAGGAGAACTACCAGTCGTTCGCCTCGGAGTTCGAGAGCGAGTACGACCGCTCGCCGACCGCGTGGGCGGCGTACGCCTACGACTGCGTGGTGACGGCCGCCCTCACCATCCAGGCCGCCGACGACTTCACGGGGTCGGCGCTCGGCGACGTGGTGCGGGACGTCACGCGGCCGGAGGGCGAGACGGTGACCTCCTTCGAGGCCGCCAGCGAGATTCTCTCGGACGGCGGGAGCGCCACCGACGTGGACTACCAGGGCGTCAGCGGCCCCATCGACTTCGACGAGAACGGCGACCCGGTGGCGTACCTCCAGGTCCTCACCGTCCAGGACCACGAGTACGAGTCGACGGACTTCGTCACGGGCGAGTAGCCCCACACGCTCATGCTCGCCAGTCTCGTCGCCACCTGGAGCGGAGTCGTCGCCGGTGCGCTCGCACCG encodes:
- a CDS encoding FxLYD domain-containing protein, whose translation is MSAGLAGCTGTSDSDGGDVDVSTTVVRNAPENPAPAADAVGPVTQQESDVLLLANLVFQRAGEKGVVVAGDATNDGDRAFSDATVEVSLWDDDAAEDDIADSATVQTDRGRLEAGDTWQWAATFEEDPSFEIARYAVTATANYADGGE
- the nucS gene encoding endonuclease NucS is translated as MTRTLADPSLDAAADFASDAAGDGLAVSLVGTCEATFSGRAERRLPGGVRQLLWKPDDTLLVHGASGRDPDAWASGAAVAVAVERASGHASDDHLVVETDGGAADALRVQFSAVHAATAFDPASADATVSGTESDLKERVLADPDLVEPGFRPLATERETPAGRVDVYGRDADGNVAAVELKNVRAGPSAASQLERYVTALRRDLHADATVRGVLVAPGVTEKTRRLLAESGLTFSEVS
- a CDS encoding DsbA family oxidoreductase; translated protein: MSDTITIYSDYVCPFCYLGRQSLNDYQATREEALDIDWQPFDLRSRQRRPDGTLDDSVDSGKDEEYYEEARKNVERLRDEYDADEMSTDLVGDVDGFLAQVASLYVREEYPEQWLAFDEAVFTALWEDERDIGDRDVLADLAADVGLDGEEIREVVDDEDWRDRLRDEFADAREFGITGVPTFVYDGHGARGAVPPAQLERLVEGV
- a CDS encoding DNA-directed RNA polymerase subunit epsilon, which gives rise to MPADAGSAIRWDDGDEREVDTRTGSGSLSRAEARRDSTVRQWGVVSPSATVIGRAESPDADVSESVRRLHDERHHATDGHSERAHRLDRLRTTQALCNAIGVTPWQRDVALGVMDEIDLTAFGSQRAIEKVALVAVRHVVDVDRREYFGLDDLDGAELTQGRMEELFERYKRHDVTDEPTFRRLADRYELDQTSLNRLRRVLTDQLDDRLPAYGRNTNRDPHLPSLSEE
- a CDS encoding thioredoxin family protein; translation: MSEQHQRPMRVAGGEELDDVLADHDRVLVEFYTKGCTLCQSIEPVLGNVARETGVPVAMVNPGEDIDLVDEWNVRSVPTLVLVEDGVEVARLADGFQGGQAIEDFIAEHT
- the psmA gene encoding archaeal proteasome endopeptidase complex subunit alpha: MQGQNQQQAYDRGITIFSPDGRLYQVEYAREAVKRGTASIGVRTPEGVVLVVDKRTRSPLLEGSSVEKLHKVDDHVGAASAGHVADARQLIDFARQQSQVERVRYDEPIGVRTLTKEVTDHIQQYTQVGGARPFGVALLVAGVEDGEPRLFETDPSGTSNEWKAVAIGSNRGDIQEFLEDEYETDLDVDGGIDLALRALNEGRDGALQGEGVGVAVVDAETGTYRELEAEESQSYIDDIEAVETDDEETEE
- a CDS encoding ABC transporter substrate-binding protein; this translates as MTNGTKGLSRRDVLKGTGAAGIIATAGCVDLGGSGDSGPYQIGMVDSQTGSLSAFGERNQRGRELALSAVNDVGIGGRELSISVQDSQSQQQTGVSAAQQLVNQQEVPFLIGAVGSGVSLAIYQSVVQSTDVVQLSQNSTSPQLTDYPGLLRMSPTGRTQSTALADIITEDGGESVAITWINNDYGSGIKDAFVDAYDGEVVYNSSHDQGQSSYSNVVSQMANTDADSWLFITYQPEFTTMTQEAYSSGVNEQATWYGADSVQGSDVLANTPDGSLDGMKVVVPSAALDQENYQSFASEFESEYDRSPTAWAAYAYDCVVTAALTIQAADDFTGSALGDVVRDVTRPEGETVTSFEAASEILSDGGSATDVDYQGVSGPIDFDENGDPVAYLQVLTVQDHEYESTDFVTGE